The Williamsia sp. DF01-3 genome has a window encoding:
- a CDS encoding TetR/AcrR family transcriptional regulator, whose amino-acid sequence MSTPTRWAGVPLTDRRAERRTLLVDAGFALFGSGGEAALSVRSVCRECELNTRYFYESFADTDELLGAVYDRVATALATTVEQAMADAGNSVPDRTRAGIRAVLGFSSDDPRRGRVLFTDARANPVLAARRAVAQDVLRELVLTESGQVFPDSDPVATRVGAAMYTGAMAELAQDWLAGHLGDDLDAVVKHAFRLVMRSAPAEK is encoded by the coding sequence ATGTCGACCCCCACCCGATGGGCCGGCGTTCCGCTGACCGATCGTCGTGCCGAACGCCGCACACTGCTCGTCGACGCCGGGTTCGCACTGTTCGGGTCGGGCGGCGAGGCCGCACTCTCGGTCCGTTCGGTCTGCCGCGAGTGCGAGTTGAACACCCGCTACTTCTACGAGAGCTTCGCCGACACCGACGAACTGCTCGGCGCTGTGTACGACCGGGTCGCCACCGCACTGGCGACGACCGTCGAACAGGCGATGGCCGACGCCGGCAATTCGGTCCCGGACCGCACGCGCGCCGGCATCCGGGCGGTCCTGGGCTTCAGCTCCGACGACCCACGCCGCGGCCGCGTGCTGTTCACCGACGCCCGAGCGAATCCCGTCCTGGCGGCGAGACGCGCTGTGGCACAAGACGTTCTGCGCGAACTGGTGCTGACCGAAAGTGGGCAGGTGTTCCCTGATTCAGATCCCGTGGCCACCAGGGTCGGCGCGGCGATGTACACAGGCGCGATGGCCGAACTCGCCCAGGACTGGCTCGCAGGACATCTCGGAGACGACCTCGACGCGGTGGTGAAACACGCGTTTCGTCTGGTGATGCGTTCGGCGCCGGCAGAAAAGTAG
- a CDS encoding STAS domain-containing protein — translation MTSYETRTTTEGAVVLRPEGRLNMVAAPAMREQLHKLVESGSTKIVIDLSATDFIDSSGLGALISGLKVARQAGGDLRIAAPSSQVESVLSLTNLNRVLRSHPSADSAFDAD, via the coding sequence ATGACCAGCTACGAAACGCGCACCACCACTGAGGGTGCCGTGGTACTCCGGCCGGAGGGTCGGCTCAACATGGTCGCTGCCCCTGCGATGCGCGAGCAGTTGCACAAGCTCGTGGAGTCTGGATCGACCAAGATCGTCATCGACTTGTCGGCAACCGATTTCATCGACTCGTCCGGTCTCGGTGCGCTCATCTCCGGTTTGAAGGTGGCTCGGCAGGCCGGCGGTGATCTCCGGATCGCAGCCCCATCTTCCCAGGTCGAGTCGGTCTTGTCGCTGACCAACCTCAACCGCGTGCTGCGCTCGCACCCGTCGGCGGACAGTGCATTCGATGCCGACTGA
- a CDS encoding glycosyltransferase family 2 protein, producing the protein MTHRRVATEPDLGTTPSPWLRLLIVVTAILGINYVVWRWLASINWEAWWIAVPLVVAETYSLIDSLLFGLTMWRLRRRGDPGDPPEGATVDVFITTYNEPIELVMDTAKAALRITYPHTTWILDDGDRPELAHEAKEHGIGYLTRTESWVDKPRHAKAGNLNNALLQTDGEFILILDADQIPEPQILDRTLGYFKDEKMALVQTPQYFVNVPPNDPLGSQAPLFYGPIQQGKDGWNAAFFCGSNAVLRREALMQLGITGYVRAIEEGIEESLRAAKAVLKKTRKQVRNDNPEAIVALDAVDEAVRIARADLKAKKPLADVTYDFQQRVDAAARGLVESDMEMMRADLEAIAALNELAEQESGAAPLDEDAFAALAGRDWSPLGALESIRAMIRAVDVGRDDEAQPMLPLATISVTEDMATCMRLHGMGWRSAYHDEVLALGLAPEDAKTMITQRLRWAQGTIQVMLRENPLIQKGLSIPQRLMYWATMWSYLAGFAAVAYIAAPAVYLILGILPVQALSFDFFVRLIPFLVLNQLLFFIIGRGKSTWRGQQYSLALFPVWIKSCTTAFRNVYFKRPLGFAVTPKTRQDQEAVPWHLIRPQLVAMTVLVVASLIGIVQLYRGSISVLGVSVNLFWVLFDLVVLSVVIQAVRYRGSTTEGE; encoded by the coding sequence ATGACGCATCGCCGCGTCGCGACCGAACCCGACCTCGGTACCACTCCATCACCCTGGTTGCGCCTGCTGATCGTTGTGACCGCCATCCTCGGCATCAACTATGTGGTGTGGCGGTGGCTGGCCTCGATCAACTGGGAGGCGTGGTGGATCGCCGTCCCGCTGGTGGTCGCCGAAACGTACAGCCTGATCGACTCGTTGCTGTTCGGTCTGACGATGTGGCGCCTGCGCAGGCGCGGCGATCCGGGCGACCCGCCCGAGGGGGCAACGGTCGACGTCTTCATCACCACCTACAACGAGCCGATCGAACTGGTGATGGACACGGCAAAAGCCGCTCTGCGCATCACCTATCCCCACACCACGTGGATTCTGGATGACGGCGACCGACCCGAGCTGGCGCACGAAGCCAAGGAGCACGGAATCGGTTATCTGACCCGCACCGAGAGCTGGGTCGACAAACCACGACATGCCAAGGCCGGCAACCTCAACAACGCGCTGTTGCAGACCGACGGCGAGTTCATCCTCATCCTCGACGCGGACCAGATCCCCGAGCCGCAGATCCTCGACCGAACCCTCGGCTACTTCAAGGACGAGAAGATGGCGTTGGTGCAGACGCCGCAGTACTTCGTCAACGTGCCGCCGAACGATCCGCTCGGCAGCCAGGCGCCCCTGTTCTACGGGCCGATTCAGCAGGGCAAAGACGGTTGGAATGCCGCATTCTTCTGCGGCTCCAACGCGGTGTTGCGTCGCGAGGCCCTGATGCAACTGGGCATCACCGGATATGTGCGCGCCATCGAAGAGGGCATCGAAGAATCGCTGCGCGCAGCCAAGGCGGTCCTGAAGAAGACCCGCAAACAGGTGCGGAACGACAACCCCGAGGCGATCGTCGCGCTGGACGCGGTGGACGAGGCCGTTCGGATCGCCCGGGCCGACCTGAAGGCGAAGAAGCCCCTCGCCGACGTCACCTACGACTTCCAACAGCGGGTGGACGCGGCAGCGAGGGGGCTGGTCGAGTCCGACATGGAGATGATGCGGGCCGACCTCGAAGCGATCGCCGCACTCAACGAACTGGCCGAGCAGGAGTCGGGTGCTGCGCCTCTCGATGAAGACGCCTTCGCAGCCTTGGCCGGCCGTGATTGGTCACCACTCGGCGCCCTGGAGTCCATTCGGGCGATGATCCGCGCGGTGGATGTCGGGCGCGACGACGAAGCGCAACCGATGCTGCCGCTGGCGACGATCTCGGTCACCGAAGACATGGCCACGTGCATGCGACTCCACGGGATGGGGTGGCGGTCGGCATATCACGACGAGGTGCTCGCGCTCGGACTCGCACCCGAGGACGCCAAGACGATGATCACTCAGCGACTTCGATGGGCGCAGGGCACGATTCAGGTGATGCTGCGGGAGAATCCGCTGATACAAAAAGGTTTGAGCATCCCACAGAGGCTCATGTACTGGGCCACGATGTGGAGCTACCTCGCGGGGTTCGCGGCCGTCGCATACATTGCCGCACCGGCGGTTTATCTGATCCTCGGCATACTCCCGGTGCAGGCGTTGAGCTTCGACTTCTTCGTCCGGCTGATCCCGTTCCTGGTGTTGAATCAGTTGTTGTTCTTCATCATCGGGCGTGGTAAGTCCACCTGGCGCGGCCAGCAGTACAGCCTGGCGTTGTTCCCGGTGTGGATCAAGTCCTGCACTACGGCTTTTCGTAATGTGTACTTCAAACGCCCACTCGGCTTCGCGGTGACGCCGAAGACCCGGCAGGACCAGGAGGCGGTGCCGTGGCACCTCATCAGGCCCCAGCTCGTCGCCATGACCGTGTTGGTGGTGGCGTCCCTGATCGGGATCGTGCAGCTCTACCGTGGTTCGATCTCGGTACTCGGCGTCAGTGTGAATCTCTTCTGGGTGCTGTTCGACCTCGTGGTACTCAGTGTTGTGATCCAAGCGGTCCGCTATCGCGGGTCGACCACAGAAGGAGAATGA
- a CDS encoding glycoside hydrolase family 26 protein, giving the protein MRSSPTIQLTAMICSVLVASTGLFACSSDSQCTVDTTSFDNSADTCLRFGVGTPGGLSAGEEVAAVARLVGEQPSIVVAFSDFTAAPPIGGLDVVRGAGADPIVTWEPWKYLGGDSYDRSAFTMDSIISGAHDDYLYRWADELAAWGQPVYLRFAHEPNGTWYPWSPAGGTSPQTYVQAWRHVRNIFATKNVQNVRWIWAPNVVLAGEQLADWYPGDDVVDVIGVDGYNWGTSIPDGKWTSPEDLFGESLDQIRDVADKPILVTEVGSAEQGGSKPDWIKDLVAYLEGAADVSGFVWFDYNKEADWRIESSPGSAAAMAEALQKALNR; this is encoded by the coding sequence ATGCGCTCGTCGCCGACGATTCAATTGACTGCGATGATCTGCAGTGTGCTGGTGGCATCCACCGGCCTGTTCGCATGTTCGAGCGATTCGCAATGCACGGTCGACACCACGTCTTTCGACAATTCTGCGGACACATGTCTGCGGTTCGGCGTCGGTACTCCCGGCGGTTTGTCGGCCGGTGAAGAGGTGGCCGCGGTGGCCCGCCTGGTCGGTGAACAGCCCAGCATCGTAGTGGCCTTCTCCGACTTCACAGCGGCTCCTCCGATCGGTGGTCTCGACGTGGTGCGCGGCGCAGGCGCCGACCCGATCGTGACCTGGGAACCCTGGAAGTATCTCGGCGGCGACAGCTACGACCGGTCTGCTTTCACGATGGATTCCATCATCTCGGGAGCCCACGACGACTACCTGTATCGATGGGCCGACGAACTGGCGGCCTGGGGGCAGCCGGTATACCTGCGCTTCGCCCACGAACCGAATGGCACCTGGTATCCGTGGAGCCCGGCCGGTGGCACCTCTCCACAAACCTATGTACAGGCGTGGCGCCATGTGCGAAACATCTTCGCGACGAAGAACGTGCAGAACGTCCGATGGATATGGGCGCCCAATGTTGTTCTCGCCGGCGAACAGTTGGCGGACTGGTATCCAGGTGACGATGTGGTCGACGTCATCGGGGTGGATGGATACAACTGGGGCACCTCGATCCCCGATGGAAAGTGGACCTCGCCAGAGGACCTGTTCGGCGAATCTTTGGACCAGATCCGAGACGTCGCCGACAAACCCATTCTGGTCACCGAGGTGGGCAGCGCGGAGCAAGGTGGTTCCAAGCCCGACTGGATCAAAGACCTCGTCGCCTATCTGGAAGGCGCAGCGGACGTTTCAGGATTTGTGTGGTTCGACTACAACAAAGAGGCCGACTGGAGGATCGAAAGTTCTCCCGGATCAGCAGCGGCGATGGCCGAGGCTCTGCAGAAAGCGTTGAATCGATGA
- a CDS encoding serine hydrolase — protein MHRSINAILRCVSIAAMVSLAPGTAPAAATPAPVTAATAAYLNNVVAEQHIPGMAVAVVTPQDTEFEWLEGEDGNGRPIGRDSPFLIGSLAKSMTATLVLQCADDNELQLADSIGDHLPWLAGTAPTIEQLLTHSSGYSTADGLAVAERFDNTDGAIRRAAEDLEYSGTRGQYEYSDANYLILGALVEVLEHKPFAEILRTELLEPLNMRDTATTSEAAADLPAGHRYWWGQPRKYSPGFDESGTPFGYVTSTLADLARYARAQAGHDPDVLSPAMLNRLHTPRVGSGNDRYGYGWRITASERETLTHHTGATPGYFAHVMLGSDDRAVVVLANAYSEARAPALAAVAENVLLTLDGKAPESAPGDPLLTTLPWAVALIAVVGLVMAVMGRWRPIRRGLRWTLAGAAVALCGALWLLPDYLGSNWRVMRIWLPDSAYGLSVAIALWVLAAASLAAPRTAVRPRRQTKLASMASRSRTSSVPN, from the coding sequence ATGCACAGATCCATCAACGCGATCCTTCGGTGTGTATCCATTGCGGCGATGGTGTCGCTCGCGCCGGGTACCGCCCCCGCAGCTGCAACGCCTGCGCCCGTAACGGCGGCCACGGCCGCCTACCTAAACAATGTTGTTGCAGAACAACACATCCCAGGCATGGCGGTCGCCGTGGTGACGCCCCAGGACACCGAGTTCGAGTGGCTCGAGGGCGAGGACGGGAACGGCCGACCCATCGGCCGCGACTCCCCGTTCCTGATCGGGTCTCTGGCCAAGTCGATGACCGCAACACTCGTCCTTCAATGCGCCGACGACAACGAGCTGCAGCTGGCGGATTCGATCGGCGACCATCTCCCCTGGTTGGCAGGAACCGCACCGACCATCGAGCAGCTGCTGACCCACAGCAGCGGATACTCAACCGCCGACGGACTCGCCGTCGCCGAGCGCTTCGACAACACCGATGGCGCGATTCGACGAGCAGCGGAGGATCTCGAATACTCGGGCACCCGAGGGCAGTACGAATACAGCGACGCGAACTACCTGATTCTCGGAGCCCTCGTCGAAGTGCTCGAGCACAAACCGTTCGCTGAAATACTGCGCACCGAGCTACTCGAACCGCTCAACATGAGAGACACCGCGACCACGTCCGAAGCTGCGGCCGATCTGCCTGCCGGGCACCGTTACTGGTGGGGCCAGCCGCGGAAGTACTCACCTGGGTTCGATGAATCCGGAACACCTTTCGGCTACGTCACCTCGACGCTCGCCGACCTCGCCCGCTACGCACGAGCTCAAGCCGGCCATGACCCGGATGTACTGAGCCCGGCGATGCTGAACCGGTTGCACACACCACGTGTGGGTTCCGGCAACGACCGCTACGGGTACGGCTGGCGGATCACAGCGTCCGAGCGGGAGACACTCACCCACCACACCGGCGCCACGCCTGGCTATTTCGCACACGTCATGCTCGGCAGCGACGATCGTGCGGTCGTCGTTCTCGCCAATGCCTACAGCGAGGCTCGCGCGCCTGCGCTGGCCGCAGTTGCCGAGAACGTGCTGCTGACACTCGACGGCAAGGCGCCTGAGTCTGCCCCTGGCGACCCTCTGCTCACCACCCTCCCCTGGGCGGTCGCGTTGATCGCCGTCGTCGGCCTCGTGATGGCAGTGATGGGCCGCTGGCGCCCGATTCGCCGCGGCCTACGCTGGACCCTCGCCGGCGCGGCGGTGGCCCTCTGCGGGGCGTTGTGGCTCCTGCCCGACTACTTGGGGAGCAATTGGCGAGTGATGCGCATCTGGCTGCCCGACAGTGCGTACGGGCTGTCGGTCGCGATCGCGCTGTGGGTACTCGCCGCTGCCTCACTGGCCGCACCACGGACGGCCGTCAGACCGCGTCGTCAGACAAAGCTCGCTTCGATGGCCTCGCGATCGCGGACCTCATCAGTCCCCAACTGA
- a CDS encoding PHP domain-containing protein: MRSIDPLTAPMAPAEALRRIALLLERARERTYRVEAFRKALKVVAGLSDDELAERVRRRTLTDLPGIGKTTAAVIAQAASGEVPDYLKALQDEQSAPLATGGSDLYAMTKGDLHSHSDWSDGGSPIDEMVLTAIDLGQDWMALTDHSPRLTVANGLSVERLCKQLHVVDGINDTLGERFRLFRGIEVDILDDGSLDQTEEMLGELDIVTASVHSKLKMDAGPMTRRMVAAVRNPYVNVLGHCTGQLVTGGRGKRARSAFDARAVFEACAESNTAVEINSRPERVDPPDELIELAMEAGCLFAIDSDAHAPGQLDFKALGCERAEQHGIPPERIVTTWPADEVLEWAAESRS, from the coding sequence GTGAGATCCATAGATCCGTTGACCGCACCGATGGCGCCTGCGGAGGCTCTGCGCCGAATCGCCCTGCTCCTCGAACGGGCCCGCGAACGCACCTACCGCGTGGAAGCATTCCGCAAAGCGCTCAAGGTGGTGGCAGGACTCAGCGACGACGAGTTGGCCGAAAGGGTCAGGCGGCGCACACTCACCGACCTGCCCGGCATCGGCAAGACCACCGCCGCCGTCATCGCGCAGGCCGCCTCCGGCGAGGTACCGGATTATCTGAAAGCGTTGCAGGACGAGCAATCCGCACCTCTCGCCACCGGCGGCTCCGACCTCTACGCGATGACCAAGGGCGACCTGCACAGCCATTCGGACTGGAGCGACGGCGGATCCCCGATCGACGAGATGGTGCTCACCGCGATCGACCTGGGTCAGGACTGGATGGCCCTGACCGATCATTCGCCACGGCTCACCGTCGCCAACGGTCTGTCGGTGGAGCGCTTATGCAAGCAACTGCACGTTGTCGACGGCATCAACGACACGCTCGGAGAACGGTTTCGCCTGTTCCGCGGCATCGAGGTCGACATCCTTGACGACGGGTCGCTCGATCAGACCGAAGAGATGCTGGGTGAACTCGACATCGTCACCGCGTCGGTGCATTCCAAGTTGAAGATGGATGCCGGACCGATGACCCGGCGCATGGTCGCCGCAGTGCGCAACCCCTACGTGAACGTGCTCGGCCACTGCACCGGGCAGCTTGTCACCGGGGGGCGGGGCAAACGCGCCAGGTCGGCGTTCGACGCTCGGGCGGTGTTCGAGGCATGCGCCGAATCCAACACCGCGGTGGAGATCAACTCGCGTCCTGAACGAGTCGATCCCCCAGACGAACTCATCGAATTGGCGATGGAGGCCGGCTGTCTGTTCGCGATCGACTCCGACGCGCACGCACCAGGCCAACTCGACTTCAAGGCCCTCGGCTGCGAACGGGCAGAGCAACACGGCATCCCGCCCGAACGCATCGTCACGACCTGGCCGGCCGACGAGGTGCTGGAGTGGGCCGCCGAATCGCGCAGCTGA
- a CDS encoding ATP-binding protein, whose translation MPTDNSPGVRVLEEFAQPDTVERVHQLLSDLLTAEPVDDMDAMQFELALAEIAANIIEHAQKTDGGQVSVRLELEVRPDSIHARFSDDGEQVRVDLKTVELPDELSERGRGLAIALTVLDELSYRRADHRNHWTLVRNRTL comes from the coding sequence ATGCCGACTGACAATTCGCCCGGCGTGCGGGTGCTCGAGGAGTTCGCTCAACCGGACACGGTGGAACGGGTGCATCAGCTGTTGTCCGATCTGCTGACCGCCGAGCCGGTGGACGACATGGACGCAATGCAGTTCGAGTTGGCGCTGGCAGAGATCGCGGCCAACATCATCGAGCACGCCCAGAAGACCGATGGGGGGCAGGTATCTGTTCGCCTCGAACTGGAGGTCCGACCGGACAGCATTCACGCGAGGTTCTCCGATGACGGGGAGCAAGTCCGTGTCGACCTCAAAACGGTCGAGCTACCCGATGAGCTCTCCGAGCGCGGCCGGGGACTGGCCATCGCTCTCACCGTCCTCGACGAGCTGTCGTATCGGCGGGCAGACCACCGGAATCACTGGACGCTGGTTCGCAACCGGACCCTCTGA
- a CDS encoding PP2C family protein-serine/threonine phosphatase has protein sequence MSIDTEIAEIQLKLPPEDEAKRLRSLDQLQILDSPPEDRFERVTRMARLIFDVPMASVALLDRDRLWFKMVEGLPLTQVPRAETVCQTTVARTYTQPADPALIVDDLERVPEFAALPGVGGDGGVRFYAGYPLYGPGHQPVGTFCVYDTKPRSFDESQLATFRELAAWAQRELERADDLDRAAEVQRQLLPPPLEGVDGYSVVSMCKPAYAVGGDFYDHYLLDGGAMFTVADVMGKGLGAAILTASVRAALRGASQALDDVNPGIGPDEAVTMVAGHLDRDLAETESFVTLFHGRLTASTGQVEYIDAGHGLALVARADGSVESLPGCGLPLGVLPRDSWKSDTTTLLPGDTLVIVSDGLLDLLSEDSETETVQEFVRQHPDSRSLCAAVTALANASAPLDDVTVVAVRRDDAG, from the coding sequence ATGAGTATCGACACCGAGATCGCCGAGATCCAGCTGAAACTTCCCCCAGAGGACGAAGCCAAGCGGCTGCGTTCACTCGATCAACTCCAGATACTCGATTCGCCACCGGAGGATCGCTTCGAAAGGGTCACCCGGATGGCCCGGCTCATCTTCGACGTGCCGATGGCGTCGGTTGCGCTTCTCGATCGGGACCGGTTGTGGTTCAAGATGGTTGAAGGATTGCCGCTGACTCAGGTGCCGAGGGCCGAGACTGTGTGTCAGACAACGGTGGCACGTACGTATACCCAGCCGGCCGACCCGGCGCTCATCGTCGATGACCTCGAACGGGTACCGGAGTTCGCCGCCCTTCCCGGCGTCGGTGGCGACGGTGGCGTGCGGTTTTATGCGGGATATCCGCTGTACGGTCCGGGCCACCAACCGGTCGGGACGTTCTGCGTCTATGACACGAAGCCGCGAAGTTTCGACGAGTCTCAGTTGGCGACATTCCGTGAACTCGCTGCGTGGGCCCAGCGGGAGCTCGAGCGCGCCGACGACCTCGATCGGGCCGCCGAGGTGCAACGTCAGTTGCTGCCACCGCCACTCGAAGGCGTCGACGGCTACTCGGTCGTCTCGATGTGCAAACCGGCCTATGCGGTCGGTGGCGACTTCTACGATCACTACCTGCTCGACGGCGGTGCCATGTTCACGGTCGCCGATGTGATGGGTAAGGGTTTGGGTGCGGCGATCCTCACGGCAAGTGTGCGGGCGGCCCTGCGGGGAGCGTCCCAGGCTCTCGACGACGTGAACCCTGGGATCGGTCCCGACGAGGCAGTGACAATGGTTGCCGGTCACCTCGACCGCGACCTCGCCGAGACCGAGAGCTTCGTGACGCTGTTCCACGGCCGGTTGACCGCATCGACCGGTCAGGTCGAGTACATCGACGCCGGGCACGGCCTTGCACTGGTCGCCCGGGCCGATGGCAGCGTGGAGTCGTTGCCCGGATGTGGTCTGCCCCTCGGTGTGCTGCCCCGGGATTCGTGGAAATCCGACACCACGACTCTGCTACCGGGGGACACCCTTGTGATCGTCTCTGACGGGCTTCTCGACCTCCTGTCCGAAGACAGTGAGACCGAGACGGTGCAGGAATTCGTTCGGCAACACCCCGACTCCCGTTCGCTGTGTGCCGCGGTGACGGCCCTGGCCAACGCGAGCGCGCCGCTCGACGACGTCACGGTGGTGGCGGTGCGACGGGACGATGCCGGATGA
- a CDS encoding MMPL family transporter, whose protein sequence is MDRYTSFIIRRRWLVIGTWIAVLIAAIAAAAMWAGPTTTAFTNDTRTESGKAGELLERAGQGDQATAGQIVIAASNDIPGGVRNAEVTQAVEGLVGEIRSSSSDVTVGDPYGQGAQISPDGRISITSLDLGTGTDSVVQDRVDTIKEIADSADIPGVAVEFSDPRFDEVPPSGTSEGIGVLLALVILLIAFGSVIAAGLPILSALFGVGVGASVLFLFQNVMNVPNFAISVTMILGIGVGIDYALLIVTRFRSGLHEGLDTDAAVRTAMLRAGRSVVFAGCTVIIAMCGILISGGDLGPSLTFAAIAGILGTLIASVSLLPALLSVIGTRVNSLSLHWLRKRRGKDPDQALEGVWASKWSRRIQQRPWVGVATAVLILVILSIPAFSLRLGFSDAGNRSTDATTRVAYDYVTEGFGVGANGPLVLVAEYPEGTDPQAALGTLQQRIQADPDVAQGGVTPPIPVGQVDGNQIAVMSVNPATGPQDEATTELIERLRSEVIPDSLGPDSDISVSVTGITAGAIDYADITLELLPWTIAAVLAAAFVLLVLAFRSIVVPVKAVIVNVLSLGAAYGVIVAIFQWGWAGSLFGVGRAGPIDAWVPIMLFVTAIGLSMDYEVFLVSRIKERFERTGDATTSVAEGLASTARVITCAALIMVCVFLSLAFMPDRSLKILGVGLAVAVFIDASIVRLLLVPSTMEILGKANWWFPSWLSWLPRVDGSHTDDIPDVRSGDDGSRDTTPSAPADAEGKLVK, encoded by the coding sequence ATGGACCGTTACACGTCATTCATCATCCGTCGCCGATGGCTTGTGATCGGCACCTGGATTGCGGTGCTGATCGCCGCGATCGCCGCAGCGGCCATGTGGGCCGGCCCCACCACCACAGCGTTCACCAACGACACCCGGACGGAATCGGGTAAGGCCGGTGAACTCCTCGAACGCGCCGGCCAAGGTGACCAGGCGACCGCCGGTCAGATCGTCATTGCCGCGTCGAACGACATACCGGGCGGTGTCCGCAACGCAGAGGTGACCCAGGCCGTGGAAGGCCTTGTCGGTGAGATCCGTTCGAGCTCCTCGGACGTGACGGTCGGCGACCCCTATGGGCAGGGTGCACAGATCTCACCGGACGGACGCATCTCGATCACCTCCCTGGACCTGGGGACCGGAACCGACTCGGTGGTGCAAGACCGCGTCGACACCATCAAGGAGATCGCCGACAGCGCCGACATCCCCGGCGTGGCAGTGGAATTCAGTGATCCGCGCTTCGACGAGGTCCCGCCGAGTGGAACGTCCGAAGGCATCGGCGTACTGCTGGCTCTCGTCATCCTGCTGATCGCATTCGGCTCGGTGATCGCCGCGGGCCTGCCGATCCTCTCGGCATTGTTCGGCGTGGGGGTGGGCGCGTCCGTGCTGTTCCTCTTCCAGAACGTCATGAATGTTCCCAACTTCGCGATCTCGGTGACGATGATCTTGGGCATCGGCGTCGGCATCGACTATGCACTGCTCATCGTCACCCGCTTCCGCTCGGGGCTTCACGAAGGTCTCGACACCGACGCGGCGGTCCGGACGGCGATGCTGCGAGCCGGACGGTCGGTTGTGTTCGCAGGCTGCACGGTGATCATCGCCATGTGCGGCATCCTGATCTCCGGCGGCGACCTCGGACCGTCACTGACGTTCGCGGCCATCGCAGGCATCCTCGGCACCCTGATCGCGTCGGTGTCGCTACTGCCAGCGCTGCTGTCGGTGATCGGTACCCGGGTCAACAGCCTGTCTCTGCACTGGTTGCGCAAGCGTCGCGGCAAGGACCCCGACCAGGCGCTGGAAGGCGTGTGGGCGAGCAAGTGGAGCCGGCGCATCCAACAGCGACCGTGGGTCGGCGTGGCCACCGCGGTGCTCATCCTGGTGATCCTGTCGATCCCGGCGTTCTCGCTGCGCCTCGGTTTCTCCGACGCGGGGAACCGGTCGACCGACGCGACCACCCGCGTTGCCTACGACTACGTCACCGAAGGCTTTGGTGTCGGTGCCAACGGCCCGCTCGTGCTGGTCGCCGAATACCCCGAAGGAACCGACCCGCAGGCTGCCCTCGGAACGTTGCAGCAGCGGATCCAGGCGGATCCCGATGTCGCACAAGGTGGGGTCACTCCCCCCATCCCTGTGGGCCAGGTCGACGGCAACCAGATCGCCGTGATGTCGGTGAACCCGGCCACCGGGCCGCAGGACGAGGCGACCACCGAACTCATCGAACGCCTGCGCAGCGAGGTGATCCCCGACAGCCTGGGACCCGACTCCGACATCTCGGTCAGTGTCACCGGCATCACCGCCGGCGCGATCGACTATGCCGACATCACACTCGAGTTGCTCCCGTGGACGATCGCAGCTGTGCTGGCGGCCGCATTTGTCCTGCTGGTGCTGGCCTTCCGGTCGATCGTGGTCCCGGTCAAGGCCGTGATCGTCAACGTGCTCTCGCTCGGGGCCGCCTACGGAGTGATCGTCGCCATCTTCCAATGGGGTTGGGCCGGGTCACTGTTCGGGGTCGGTCGGGCAGGCCCCATCGATGCCTGGGTACCGATCATGTTGTTTGTCACGGCAATCGGTCTCTCGATGGACTACGAGGTGTTCCTCGTCTCGCGCATCAAAGAGCGCTTCGAGCGGACCGGGGACGCCACCACGTCGGTGGCCGAAGGGCTGGCCAGCACGGCCCGCGTGATCACCTGCGCCGCTCTCATCATGGTCTGCGTGTTCCTGTCGCTGGCCTTCATGCCCGACCGGAGTTTGAAGATCCTCGGGGTCGGACTGGCTGTCGCGGTCTTCATCGATGCCAGCATCGTCCGGCTGCTGCTGGTGCCGTCCACCATGGAGATCCTCGGCAAGGCCAATTGGTGGTTCCCGTCCTGGTTGAGCTGGCTGCCCCGCGTCGACGGTTCGCATACCGATGACATCCCCGATGTCCGGTCGGGCGACGACGGCTCTCGCGACACCACCCCGAGCGCCCCCGCGGACGCGGAGGGCAAACTGGTGAAGTGA